One window from the genome of Deinococcota bacterium encodes:
- a CDS encoding fibronectin type III domain-containing protein, whose protein sequence is MLAWQASLSSGVMGYRVYRSLEAGTPEQVADESNRQTVLITETTLPQSGLSAGTTYHYVVVAVDGRGNEGRSEVASIATLPAGDPGDPGDPGDPGDPGDPGDPGDPGDPGDPGDSSFTRLTWSSAASAPGRRSEAQGSVVDGKLYVFGGYSSFTPVTVLSNVDVYDPAANTWTQLDPMPTPLTHMGAAVDGRDIYLASGYVGLEGGGQTFATTEVWKFNVDSQVWTEMPPLPEARGSGGLAVLDRDMHFFGGSDARRRDTSDHWVLDLDNQAAGWRNTGSPLVPARNHLSALTLDGKIYAIGGQQGQDERSTTLSLVSRWDPQTSEWSEVASLSNPLSHISAAAFVMDGRIIVAGGEIRHNVPVAEVWAYDPSEDAWTALTDLPVKRRSGVAEAIGNEIIFTTGGAPGFSDATYRGVPAAP, encoded by the coding sequence ATGCTAGCGTGGCAAGCCAGTCTCTCGAGCGGCGTCATGGGTTACCGCGTGTACCGCAGCCTCGAGGCGGGCACGCCGGAGCAGGTCGCGGACGAGAGCAACCGTCAGACCGTGCTCATCACCGAGACCACGCTGCCGCAGAGCGGCCTCAGCGCCGGGACCACCTACCACTACGTGGTCGTGGCGGTCGACGGCCGGGGCAACGAGGGGCGTTCGGAGGTCGCCTCCATAGCCACGCTGCCCGCCGGCGATCCCGGTGATCCAGGAGATCCCGGAGATCCAGGCGACCCTGGCGACCCTGGTGACCCTGGCGACCCTGGCGACCCTGGCGACCCTGGCGACTCAAGCTTTACAAGGCTGACGTGGAGTTCTGCCGCTTCCGCTCCGGGACGGCGTTCCGAAGCTCAAGGTAGCGTTGTGGACGGAAAACTTTACGTCTTTGGTGGTTACAGTTCCTTTACGCCTGTGACGGTACTTTCCAACGTGGACGTTTACGACCCCGCCGCCAATACCTGGACGCAGCTCGATCCCATGCCCACACCGCTCACGCATATGGGCGCCGCCGTCGACGGGCGTGACATCTATCTTGCTAGTGGTTACGTGGGTTTGGAAGGAGGCGGGCAGACCTTTGCTACCACCGAGGTGTGGAAGTTCAACGTCGACAGTCAGGTGTGGACGGAGATGCCGCCTTTGCCGGAAGCGCGAGGTTCCGGAGGGCTGGCCGTCCTGGACCGGGACATGCATTTTTTCGGCGGCTCCGACGCGAGGCGCCGCGACACCAGCGACCACTGGGTCCTGGACCTCGACAACCAGGCTGCCGGTTGGCGCAACACCGGAAGCCCTCTTGTTCCGGCCCGCAACCACCTGAGTGCGCTGACCTTGGATGGCAAGATCTACGCTATCGGGGGCCAGCAGGGACAGGATGAAAGGTCGACGACGCTAAGCCTGGTGAGCAGGTGGGACCCGCAGACGAGCGAATGGAGCGAGGTCGCCAGCCTGTCCAACCCCCTTTCGCATATCTCGGCGGCTGCCTTTGTGATGGACGGGCGGATCATCGTCGCCGGCGGCGAAATCAGGCACAACGTTCCCGTAGCCGAGGTGTGGGCCTATGATCCCAGTGAGGATGCCTGGACGGCGCTCACCGATCTGCCCGTGAAACGGCGCTCAGGGGTTGCCGAAGCCATCGGCAACGAGATCATCTTCACGACGGGAGGAGCGCCGGGGTTTAGCGACGCCACCTATCGAGGCGTTCCTGCCGCACCCTAA